From the Pungitius pungitius chromosome 6, fPunPun2.1, whole genome shotgun sequence genome, one window contains:
- the rps13 gene encoding 40S ribosomal protein S13, giving the protein MGRMHAPGKGLSQSALPYRRSVPTWLKLTSDDVKEQIFKLAKKGLTPSQIGVILRDSHGVAQVRFVTGNKILRILKAKGLAPDLPEDLYHLIKKAVAIRKHLERNRKDKDAKFRLILTESRIHRLARYYKTKRVLAPNWKYESSTASALVA; this is encoded by the exons ATGGGTCGCATGCACGCTCCCGG AAAGGGCCTGTCCCAGTCAGCGCTGCCTTACAGGCGCAGTGTTCCCACT TGGCTGAAGCTAACATCCGATGATGTCAAAGAGCAGATCTTTAAGCTGGCCAAGAAAGGCCTGACCCCCTCTCAGATTG GTGTGATTCTGAGGGACTCCCATGGTGTGGCCCAAGTACGTTTCGTCACTGGCAACAAGATCCTGAGGATCCTTAAGGCCAAGGGTCTGGCCCCTGACCTGCCTGAGGATCTCTACCACCTCATCAAGAAGGCGGTGGCCATCAGGAAGCATCTGGAGAGGAACAGAAAG GACAAGGATGCCAAGTTCCGCCTGATTCTCACTGAAAGCAGGATCCACAGGCTGGCCCGGTACTACAAGACCAAGAGAGTGCTGGCCCCCAACTGGAAGTA CGAGTCCTCTACAGCTTCAGCTCTGGTGGCATAA
- the ppp1r15b gene encoding protein phosphatase 1 regulatory subunit 15B, with amino-acid sequence MAAVVGSERAAMERFGSGGAALLPWTKQMLTVLWEQLRLLLQVIYYTFVSVFQMFRFEVHVRISDETGQRIQHMTTAANQTDSFLFSSLFDGDSGVMVGGANPLSDFCADVGDPFAGKSGAEALLSTLRADDLCCGMVDVSANEDAVFLGRQSGWKMGFPGDWNIFVSSADGSGSSDGCRRAGERPFSQDASEEERSFHWSSEDDQNVVEFDSEESKALWESLSKSSDPYNPFFFSACLSTNERTGRNKGKGTRGDPDLVSAGEEEEEEEEEAAAPRGLSVWVSRSDSESSWSSWASSEGSSPGVDEESERLLEFFSSPDDPYNPMCFTACTFNSTPPRTAAAAAPKPRASPPAPPSKSDSEEKEGSSPPSSDEEEEALWECLGQKDDPYHPLNFRARLQSSPASAPPPLGDELESVDVREPQKARAAKPTLTERKLKRHAHPEKTAVPWKRAERSQQAPTPEKSRGQSGGARKKVHFSPEVQVHVMRTWPFARQASRKGHWEEMARDRDRFRRRVREAEQTIGRCLSRDHRERVRASLDAAPR; translated from the exons ATGGCCGCGGTTGTTGGTTCCGAGCGGGCTGCGATGGAGAGGTTCGGTAGCGGAGGCGCGGCGCTGCTGCCGTGGACTAAACAGATGCTCACCGTGCTGTGGGAACAGCTCCGACTGCTCCTTCAGGTCATCTACTACACCTTCGTGTCGG TTTTCCAGATGTTCAGGTTTGAGGTTCACGTGAGAATCTCCGACGAGACGGGCCAGCGCATCCAGCACATGACCACGGCGGCAAACCAGACCgactccttcctcttctcctcgctGTTCGACGGCGACAGCGGCGTGATGGTCGGCGGCGCCAACCCCCTCTCTGACTTCTGCGCCGACGTGGGCGACCCCTTCGCCGGGAAGTCCGGCGCCGAGGCCCTGCTGTCCACCCTGCGCGCCGACGACCTGTGCTGCGGCATGGTGGACGTCTCCGCCAACGAGGACGCCGTCTTCCTGGGACGCCAGTCCGGCTGGAAGATGGGCTTCCCCGGCGACTGGAACATCTTCGTGTCGAGCGCCGACGGCTCCGGCTCCAGCGACGGCTGCCGCAGAGCCGGCGAGAGGCCCTTCAGCCAGGACGCCtccgaggaggagagaagctTCCATTGGAGCAGCGAAGACGACCAGAACGTGGTGGAGttcgacagcgaggagagcaagGCGCTCTGGGAGTCGCTGTCCAAGTCCAGCGATCCGTACAACCCCTTCTTTTTCTCCGCGTGCCTCTCGACCAACGAGCGCACGGGGAGAAATAAAGGAAAGGGCACGCGGGGCGACCCCGACCTCGTGTCGgcgggtgaggaagaggaggaggaggaggaggaggcggcggcgccgcGAGGCCTCAGCGTCTGGGTCAGCCGCAGCGACAGCgagagcagctggagcagctgggCCAGCTCCGAGGGGTCCAGCCCCGGCGTGGACGAGGAGAGCGAGAGGCTCCTGGAGTTCTTCAGCAGCCCCGACGACCCCTACAATCCCATGTGCTTCACCGCGTGCACGTTCAACAGCACGCCGCCTCgaaccgccgccgccgcggccccCAAACCACGGGCCTcgccccccgcacccccctccAAGTCGGActctgaggagaaggagggcagCTCTCCCCCTTCGTCcgacgaggaagaagaggcccTGTGGGAGTGTCTCGGCCAAAAGGACGACCCGTACCACCCCCTCAACTTCCGGGCCCGCCTGCAGAGCTCCCCGGCGTCCGCGCCGCCGCCACTCGGAGACGAGCTAGAATCGGTTGATGTGCGAGAGCCCCAGAAAGCCAGAGCCGCCAAGCCCACGCTGACGGAGAGGAAGTTGAAGCGCCACGCCCACCCGGAGAAGACGGCGGTGCCCTGGAAGAGGGCGGAGCGAAGCCAGCAGGCGCCGACGCCGGAGAAGAGCAGAGGCCAGAGCGGCGGCGCCCGAAAAAAG GTCCATTTTTCTCCTGAGGTCCAAGTCCACGTCATGCGGACCTGGCCGTTCGCCCGCCAGGCGTCTCGCAAAGGACACTGGGAGGAAATGGCGCGCGACCGCGACCGCTTCCGGCGGCGGGTCCGGGAGGCGGAGCAGACGATCGGCCGCTGCCTGTCCCGGGACCACCGGGAGCGGGTGCGCGCCTCCCTGGACGCTGCCCCGAGatga